The nucleotide sequence CTCGTCTTCACCATTTATTTATAACCAATGACGGCGACACAAACTCTGGAAGCAAATTGACTTGGATTCGGTCGAAACAAACTAGGTTGAATAATTCAAACAAAATCACCTTCAGCGATACTACCAATCTGCTGGTCTTTGTAATGCTTGCCATCCTGAACATAACTGGAGAACCTCTTTGAGAGCCACAGATGCTGGCTCCATGGTCCATGTTGGGTAGTGTTCCAAGGCATTGAAAACGCTTTCAACACCGGCACCTTGTATCAGACAAGGCTGGGCACCATTCATAAACAAATCACCTTCAGACCTTATCCACCCTGATGCGACCTCTTCTCTGTCTGCCGCCTGCACCAATGAGATGCACAACAGCAAGTTATCAGTGCTGATTTGGTTCTGGGAAAAATTTTGACAGATCAGAGATCGGAAAAAGAAAACATGAAAAGTAACCATAAATCCTTCACAATGAAATGGAGTAATCTTCTGTTTTTCTAAATTCTAATTTTTGGCACTGCATGGTATGGATTGTAGAAAGCTCATTGACATCAACAAATGCCAAAATAAGATCCACATATAAGTAAATAAACAAACTTATTCCCTATATCAACTTTCAAATGCATGGAAGTAGCTGCTCACTGTCACACCTTCTCAGGCATGTACTTGAAAACCACCTTCTTCTGGCCTGCTTCATAAATGTTGCATTGAGAAAGGATCTAAAGCCAAATCATGTAAGGAAGAAAAATTTATTAGAAGTGAATGAAAacacaatttcaaaaaaaatGAACATGTGAACTATTAGTAATCCAGAAGGACCTGTGCTTCTACACTGGCACAAACAGCATATATGCCCCAATTTCTTGTGTAGTTGTTATAAAGGTGGACCTTGCCAAATCTAAGTCGAGGATGCCGCTGCCTTGTTCCATCAAAGAAACAGTGATGAATGGTAACACGGATACATCTATCTGTGATGTGGCTACTATCTGCTCCAATAAGCATTGTTTTGTCATGCATTGCGAAGTGACATCTGTTCAAGCTAACAAATTAGAATCATATAATTGTGCAAttcttattattaattaaatatataagctCCTCATACTATTCACATAAAGCACCTTATTCAAAACTTTATAGTATTTGACAGGCATTGTTAGTGATTCCTAGGGATAAAGGTTCTCACACTTTTCGCATGTCAGAAGTACATTACTAATAATGCTAGAATTCAGGAAGTTAGAGACCAATTAATTCTGCCACTCTGGGCCCCATAATATTTTGAGCCGACTGGCACACCTATCACTTGTAAATCATCATAACATTGCTACATTCGAACATGCACTTCAAACGAGAAAGAGGGGATCGCCAAACAGAGCGAATGAACAATGGAGTTTGCCCAAGTTCAATAAATGCATTCAAAGATTAGACTGTGTTAGTACTAGTTGcttcttgataagttgaaagggatGTATTTTGGTAACTTTGAAACTTCTACACCAATTAGGATGATAAGACCATGCACCTTGAAACCATTCTGAGAAGGAAGTCAAACTAgacaatttaaattttctaatgACTAAAATGCTTATTTATGGAATCACATAAGTTTTTACAAAGACAACTAATTTAAATCCACATAGTAAAATGCCTTTTTCTACATTACCTTGAAACAGTGACATCAGTGCTTTCACGAGTGATATCAATAAGTCCATCGTCATAATCACGCAGGCTGCAGCGATCTATCCAAATATGCCTTGACTTGGGTTTTATCTGAATACCATCAACATCATGTCCTCTACCACCTTCAAACTCCAGATTGCATATGATTATATGTTCACACTCTTTCAGCTGCAAACCTTTGCCAGTCAACTTTATCCTCTGTCCTCGACCATCAATTGTCTTATAGGAGGATACCCTCAAGTACGAAGAAAGATGGATGGTTCCTGAAATCTCAAAAATGATCCAGAGTGGTTCTCTTATGCGGCATGCCTCACGAAGCGAGCCAGGGCCATCATCTTCACAATCATAAGGCAGAATGAGGTTCTTTCAGCAACCACAGAAATTAGAGAAAATAGGTGTAAGAAATGGCAGTCATATATACAGACAACCTAACAATCACAAAGTAAATAAGAAACTTTGACAACACCACCTATGTTTAGGTACAGATTAATAGAATTCAACCAGTAGCATTAAtaaaatttcttcattcatttcCTAATTCTATTTTATTTTCTTGGTGGTGATAAGAGATTACCACTTGTAAGATGTATCATCTGTAATAATTCGTGAACAAGCAATGGAACCACAATATCACAACTATTCAGAATTTCCTAATGCAGTCATAACATAATTGTACGTTGTAAGATAAATGACGTCTTAAACGGGCTAAAAGAGATCCCCTGAAGAGAGGAACAGCAGAGGGCCTAATCTCAATCTCGAAAGTACACGGATGGAATCAGCATAAGCAACGTATATATAACCTTAATCAGCAATAACAATAATCGTACTTTAAAACCTAGAATTTTAAGGGGTAAAAACGGTAGaataaattagacaaagaaacaaTCTTTAGCTTAAAAGATCAGGAATCTTGGTCGCATTGTACGCTGACACAAGGTATCTTCTTGTGAGGCTATGGTTGATGAATCTAAACGATACAGCACGCGAATACGAAGAACAACAACAAAGACCGATTGCTAAGATCCGAAAACTAGAACCATGAACAAAACAAGAGCAATCATAAAGCCCTAACGAGCAATAGGGAGGCAGTGGAGGGAGAAGGGGGGAACCAGCCAAGGAGGTGACATGATAGACGGGTCCATGGAGGCCTCCGATGGCGTGGCGGCCAAAGCCCTCGGCCTGTCCGGCTAGGGCTCGTAAGCGCGCATCGACG is from Musa acuminata AAA Group cultivar baxijiao chromosome BXJ1-6, Cavendish_Baxijiao_AAA, whole genome shotgun sequence and encodes:
- the LOC103989738 gene encoding probable pectate lyase 4 codes for the protein MGARRWCCCFPKETFTHRPHSSPSSDQLSHPTSSAPPAAPPFVSVPTAAAGVTKEMGAKLPYAHVDARLRALAGQAEGFGRHAIGGLHGPVYHVTSLADDGPGSLREACRIREPLWIIFEISGTIHLSSYLRVSSYKTIDGRGQRIKLTGKGLQLKECEHIIICNLEFEGGRGHDVDGIQIKPKSRHIWIDRCSLRDYDDGLIDITRESTDVTVSRCHFAMHDKTMLIGADSSHITDRCIRVTIHHCFFDGTRQRHPRLRFGKVHLYNNYTRNWGIYAVCASVEAQILSQCNIYEAGQKKVVFKYMPEKAADREEVASGWIRSEGDLFMNGAQPCLIQGAGVESVFNALEHYPTWTMEPASVALKEVLQLCSGWQALQRPADW